One Falco naumanni isolate bFalNau1 chromosome 15, bFalNau1.pat, whole genome shotgun sequence DNA segment encodes these proteins:
- the LCAT gene encoding phosphatidylcholine-sterol acyltransferase produces the protein MGSSGARVVLLTLSLLLQPTSQFWLFNVLFPPTTTPEAPPTNSTPPVVLVPGCLGNQLEAKLDKPDVVNWMCYRKTEDYFTIWLNLNTFLPVGVDCWIDNTRVVYNRTSRKMSNAPGVHIRVPGFGKTYSVEYLDQSKLAGYLHTLVQNLVNNGYVRDQTVRAAPYDWRVGPQEQPEYFQNLKALIEEMHDEYQRRVFLIAHSLGNLNILYFLLQQTQAWKDQYIGGFISLGAPWGGSVKPLRVLASGDNQGIPLMSNIKLREEQRMTTTSPWMFPTSLAWPETHVFISTPSYNYTYRDYQRFFTDVNLEDGWYMWEDMKDLLKDLPPPGVDTYCLYGTGYPTVETYIYDEHFPYEDPVDMIYGDGDDTVNTRSSELCKRWRHQQKQKVHVQELRGVDHLNMVFSNLTLSFINEILLGSPQEPGQWGQVRSSLEEGKEGKTLPGHKVLQEPKKN, from the exons ATGGGGAGCAGCGGCGCCAGGGTTGTGTTGTTGACGCTGTCgcttctcctgcagcccacGTCCCAGTTCTGGCTCTTCAATGTCCTCTTCCCACCCACGACCACCCCAGAAGCGCCCCCGACCAACAGCACGCCACCCGTGGTACTCG TGCCCGGGTGTCTCGGGAACCAGCTGGAAGCCAAGCTAGACAAGCCGGACGTGGTGAACTGGATGTGCTACCGCAAAACAGAGGACTATTTCACCATCTGGCTTAACCTCAACACCTTCCTGCCAGTGGGAGTTGACTGCTGGATCGATAACACCAG GGTGGTGTACAACCGAACCTCTCGGAAAATGTCCAATGCCCCGGGGGTGCACATCCGTGTGCCTGGCTTCGGCAAGACCTATTCCGTGGAATACCTGGATCAGAGCAAGCTGGCAG GTTACCTGCATACCCTCGTGCAGAACCTGGTGAACAACGGCTATGTGAGGGACCAGACGGTCCGGGCAGCCCCATATGACTGGAGGGTTGGGCCCC AGGAGCAGCCTGAATACTTCCAGAACCTGAAGGCACTGATCGAGGAGATGCATGATGAGTACCAGCGACGTGTCTTCCTCATCGCGCACAGCCTGGGCAACCTGAATATCCTCTActtcctgctccagcagacGCAAGCCTGGAAAGATCAGTACATTGGGGGTTTCATCTCCCTGGGTGCCCCCTGGGGAGGGTCCGTCAAGCCCCTGCGTGTCCTGGCGTCCG GTGACAATCAGGGCATCCCACTCATGTCCAATATCAAGCTGCGTGAAGAGCAGCGCATGACCACCACCAGCCCTTGGATGTTCCCAACAAGCCTGGCCTGGCCCGAGACCCATGTTTTCATCTCCACACCCTCCTACAACTACACCTACCGGGATTACCAACGCTTCTTCACTGACGTCAACCTGGAGGATGGCTGGTACATGTGGGAGGACATGAAGGACTTGCTGAAGGACTTACCCCCTCCTGGGGTGGACACCTATTGCCTCTATGGCACAGGCTACCCCACCGTGGAGACTTATATATATGATGAGCATTTCCCTTACGAGGACCCTGTGGACATGATTTATGGCGATGGGGATGACACTGTCAACACACGCAGTTCGGAGCTGTGCAAGCGATGGCGCcaccagcaaaagcagaaggTGCATGTCCAGGAGCTGCGAGGGGTCGACCACCTTAACATGGTCTTCAGCAACCTGACGCTCAGTTTCATCAATGAAATCCTGCTGGGGAGCCCACAGGAGCCAGGGCAGTGGGGGCAGGTGAGATCCAGcctggaggaggggaaggaggggaagacCCTACCTGGGCACAAGGTCCTTCAGGAGCCcaaaaagaactga
- the LOC121097892 gene encoding C-factor-like isoform X1 codes for MGELCIHSVLVTGANRGIGLGLVRHFLGMQNPPKWVFATCRDPKGQRAQDLQNVASNHANLVIIPLEVTDPTSIKAAAARVGEHVGGSGLNLLINNAGMVINNTLDDETPENMTQIYTTNTVGPLLLGQAFLPLLKKAAQGSPGSGLSCSKAAIINISSYGGSIKEVYLWDQIQAVSYRCSKAALNMLTKCQSLGYRAHGVLCAALHPGWVQTDMGDSVGNVAPLTVDASVRGMLKVLSSLSEKDTGTFLDWEGKVLPW; via the exons ATGGGAGAGCTTTGCATCCACTCCGTTCTGGTGACGGGGGCCAACCGGGGGATCGGCCTGGGGCTTGTCCGGCATTTCCTGGGGATGCAAAACCCACCCAAGTGGGTCTTTGCGACTTGCCGAGACCCCAAGGGGCAGCGAGCGCAG GACTTACAGAATGTGGCCTCCAATCACGCCAACCTGGTCATCATCCCGCTCG AAGTCACCGACCCCACCAGCATcaaggcagctgcagccagagtTGGGGAGCACGTGGGGGGCTCGGGGCTGAACCTCCTCATCAACAACGCTGGGATGGTGATAAATAACACACTTGATGACGAGACGCCAGAGAACATGACCCAGATTTACACCACCAACACGGTTGGGcccctgctgctgggccag GCGTTCCTGCCCTTGCTGAAGAAGGCTGCCCAAGGGAGCCCGGGctcagggctgagctgcagcaaggcagccaTCATCAATATATCCAGCTATGGGGGCTCCATTAAGGAAGTCTATTTATGGGATCAGATACAAGCTGTCTCGTACCGCTGCAGCAAG GCTGCTCTGAACATGCTGACCAAGTGCCAGTCCCTGGGGTACCGGGCGCACGGTGTCCTCTGCGCTGCTCTCCACCCTGGCTGGGTGCAAACTGACATGGGGGACTCCGTCGGAAACGTG GCCCCCTTGACGGTGGATGCCAGCGTGCGAGGGATGCTGAAGgtgctctcctccctctccgAGAAGGACACCGGCACCTTCCTGGACTGGGAAGGGAAGGTCCTGCCCTGGTGA
- the LOC121097892 gene encoding C-factor-like isoform X2, translating into MPSDFCPLVMRLDPIQDPCHREFEELEGLCLEPKDLQNVASNHANLVIIPLEVTDPTSIKAAAARVGEHVGGSGLNLLINNAGMVINNTLDDETPENMTQIYTTNTVGPLLLGQAFLPLLKKAAQGSPGSGLSCSKAAIINISSYGGSIKEVYLWDQIQAVSYRCSKAALNMLTKCQSLGYRAHGVLCAALHPGWVQTDMGDSVGNVAPLTVDASVRGMLKVLSSLSEKDTGTFLDWEGKVLPW; encoded by the exons ATGCCAAGTGATTTTTGCCCTTTGGTAATGAGGCTGGATCCCATCCAGGATCCCTGTCATAGAGAGTTTGAAGAGCTGGAGGGGTTGTGCCTGGAGCCAAAG GACTTACAGAATGTGGCCTCCAATCACGCCAACCTGGTCATCATCCCGCTCG AAGTCACCGACCCCACCAGCATcaaggcagctgcagccagagtTGGGGAGCACGTGGGGGGCTCGGGGCTGAACCTCCTCATCAACAACGCTGGGATGGTGATAAATAACACACTTGATGACGAGACGCCAGAGAACATGACCCAGATTTACACCACCAACACGGTTGGGcccctgctgctgggccag GCGTTCCTGCCCTTGCTGAAGAAGGCTGCCCAAGGGAGCCCGGGctcagggctgagctgcagcaaggcagccaTCATCAATATATCCAGCTATGGGGGCTCCATTAAGGAAGTCTATTTATGGGATCAGATACAAGCTGTCTCGTACCGCTGCAGCAAG GCTGCTCTGAACATGCTGACCAAGTGCCAGTCCCTGGGGTACCGGGCGCACGGTGTCCTCTGCGCTGCTCTCCACCCTGGCTGGGTGCAAACTGACATGGGGGACTCCGTCGGAAACGTG GCCCCCTTGACGGTGGATGCCAGCGTGCGAGGGATGCTGAAGgtgctctcctccctctccgAGAAGGACACCGGCACCTTCCTGGACTGGGAAGGGAAGGTCCTGCCCTGGTGA
- the LOC121097754 gene encoding uncharacterized protein KIAA0895-like isoform X1, with translation MVLGPRAAPRHGPPLCSCPGPPPPPRPCPGAPPPRCPRGARRLSETGAGTRRGEGTGGRGGMRAAASLPHIARGRGEEGGGRRSPCLLVALRPRNVEAERERFFRASFAYDPQFEYAEPVPAAVLDKYGAASDRFVAQAIRIIRAVLEKYGTYESFEVATGGRLLSKCQIWSVIRKYMQKEGCVGEVVVQLTDDLLSQAVMMVEDSRPTLAINLAGARQHWLEGMLRHEIGTHYIRGVNNTRQPWHSSEGRKQYSLKPANPTEEGLASLHSVLFRKQPFLWRAALLYYTIERASRLSFSALFQDLEQYVQDAGVRWEYCVRAKRGQTDTSQPGCFSKDQVYLDGILRILRHRQTIDFPLLAALGKVSYEDVNRLKKFGVLEKARIPHFMQDLERYMKQLDHIVTTNGLNEEELEQLLPD, from the exons ATGGTGTTgggcccccgcgccgccccccggcaTGGCCCGCCGCTCTGCTCCTGCccgggccccccgccgccgccccgcccctgcCCGGGCGCCCCGCCGCCTCGCTGCCCGCGGGGAGCCCGCCGCCTTTCGGAAACCGGCGCCGGAACGCGGCGGGGCGAAGGCacggggggccgcggggggaTGCGCGCCGCCGCCTCGCTGCCCCACATcgcgcggggccgcggggagGAGGGCGGTGGGCGgcgcagcccctgcctgctggtggcCTTGCGGCCGCGCAACGTGGAGGCCGAACGGGAGCGCTTCTTCCGAGCCAGCTTCGCCTACGACCCGCAGTTCGAGTACGCCGAGCCGGTGCCCGCCGCCGTGCTGGACAAGTACGGGGCCGCCTCCGACCGCTTCGTCGCTCAG GCAATCAGGATCATTCGTGCTGTCCTGGAGAAGTATGGGACCTACGAGAGCTTCGAGGTCGCCACAGGCGGGAGGCTGCTGAGCAAGTGCCAGATCTGGTCCGTGATCCGAAAGTACATGCAGAAGGAGGGCTGCGTGGGAGAG GTGGTGGTGCAGCTCACGGATGACCTCCTGTCCCAGGCGGTGATGATGGTGGAGGACAGCCGGCCGACACTGGCCATCAACCTGGCTGGAGCCCGGCAGCACTGGCTGGAGGGGATGCTGCGCCACGAGATCG GCACCCACTACATCCGGGGGGTGAACAACACCcgccagccctggcacagctctgagggCCGCAAGCAGTACAGCCTGAAGCCCGCCAACCCCACGGAGGAAGGCTTGGCCAGCCTGCACAGCGTCCTCTTCCGCAAGCAGCCCTTCCTGTGGCGGGCAGCCCTGCTCTACTACACCATCGAACGAGCCAGCCGCCTCTCCTTCTCCGCCCTCTTCCAGGATCTGGAGCAGTATGTCCAGGATGCCGGTGTCCGGTGGGAGTACTGCGTGCGGGCTAAGCGGGGCCAGACCGACACTTCGCAGCCAG GCTGTTTCAGTAAGGACCAGGTCTACCTCGATGGGATCCTTCGCATCCTGCGCCATCGGCAGACCATCGACTTCCCGCTGCTGGCTGCACTTGGAAAG GTCTCCTATGAAGATGTGAATCGGCTGAAGAAATTTGGGGTCCTGGAGAAGGCCCGCATCCCCCATTTCATGCAGGACCTGGAGCGGTACATGAAGCAGCTGGACCACATTGTCACCACCAACGGGCTGAAcgaggaggagctggagcagctgctgcctgactGA
- the LOC121097892 gene encoding C-factor-like isoform X3, which produces MALHGDTQDLQNVASNHANLVIIPLEVTDPTSIKAAAARVGEHVGGSGLNLLINNAGMVINNTLDDETPENMTQIYTTNTVGPLLLGQAFLPLLKKAAQGSPGSGLSCSKAAIINISSYGGSIKEVYLWDQIQAVSYRCSKAALNMLTKCQSLGYRAHGVLCAALHPGWVQTDMGDSVGNVAPLTVDASVRGMLKVLSSLSEKDTGTFLDWEGKVLPW; this is translated from the exons ATGGCCCTTCATGGAGACACCCAG GACTTACAGAATGTGGCCTCCAATCACGCCAACCTGGTCATCATCCCGCTCG AAGTCACCGACCCCACCAGCATcaaggcagctgcagccagagtTGGGGAGCACGTGGGGGGCTCGGGGCTGAACCTCCTCATCAACAACGCTGGGATGGTGATAAATAACACACTTGATGACGAGACGCCAGAGAACATGACCCAGATTTACACCACCAACACGGTTGGGcccctgctgctgggccag GCGTTCCTGCCCTTGCTGAAGAAGGCTGCCCAAGGGAGCCCGGGctcagggctgagctgcagcaaggcagccaTCATCAATATATCCAGCTATGGGGGCTCCATTAAGGAAGTCTATTTATGGGATCAGATACAAGCTGTCTCGTACCGCTGCAGCAAG GCTGCTCTGAACATGCTGACCAAGTGCCAGTCCCTGGGGTACCGGGCGCACGGTGTCCTCTGCGCTGCTCTCCACCCTGGCTGGGTGCAAACTGACATGGGGGACTCCGTCGGAAACGTG GCCCCCTTGACGGTGGATGCCAGCGTGCGAGGGATGCTGAAGgtgctctcctccctctccgAGAAGGACACCGGCACCTTCCTGGACTGGGAAGGGAAGGTCCTGCCCTGGTGA
- the LOC121097754 gene encoding uncharacterized protein KIAA0895-like isoform X2, with the protein MPIRYRNVPDWLLPGSKWCMDGSSRASGTRLQRGQQAIRIIRAVLEKYGTYESFEVATGGRLLSKCQIWSVIRKYMQKEGCVGEVVVQLTDDLLSQAVMMVEDSRPTLAINLAGARQHWLEGMLRHEIGTHYIRGVNNTRQPWHSSEGRKQYSLKPANPTEEGLASLHSVLFRKQPFLWRAALLYYTIERASRLSFSALFQDLEQYVQDAGVRWEYCVRAKRGQTDTSQPGCFSKDQVYLDGILRILRHRQTIDFPLLAALGKVSYEDVNRLKKFGVLEKARIPHFMQDLERYMKQLDHIVTTNGLNEEELEQLLPD; encoded by the exons ATGCCCATACGCTACCGAAACGTTCCCGACTGGCTCCTGCCCGGGTCAAAGTGGTGCATGGATGGCAGCTCGCGAGCAAGCGGCACCCGGTTGCAGCGTGGGCAGCAG GCAATCAGGATCATTCGTGCTGTCCTGGAGAAGTATGGGACCTACGAGAGCTTCGAGGTCGCCACAGGCGGGAGGCTGCTGAGCAAGTGCCAGATCTGGTCCGTGATCCGAAAGTACATGCAGAAGGAGGGCTGCGTGGGAGAG GTGGTGGTGCAGCTCACGGATGACCTCCTGTCCCAGGCGGTGATGATGGTGGAGGACAGCCGGCCGACACTGGCCATCAACCTGGCTGGAGCCCGGCAGCACTGGCTGGAGGGGATGCTGCGCCACGAGATCG GCACCCACTACATCCGGGGGGTGAACAACACCcgccagccctggcacagctctgagggCCGCAAGCAGTACAGCCTGAAGCCCGCCAACCCCACGGAGGAAGGCTTGGCCAGCCTGCACAGCGTCCTCTTCCGCAAGCAGCCCTTCCTGTGGCGGGCAGCCCTGCTCTACTACACCATCGAACGAGCCAGCCGCCTCTCCTTCTCCGCCCTCTTCCAGGATCTGGAGCAGTATGTCCAGGATGCCGGTGTCCGGTGGGAGTACTGCGTGCGGGCTAAGCGGGGCCAGACCGACACTTCGCAGCCAG GCTGTTTCAGTAAGGACCAGGTCTACCTCGATGGGATCCTTCGCATCCTGCGCCATCGGCAGACCATCGACTTCCCGCTGCTGGCTGCACTTGGAAAG GTCTCCTATGAAGATGTGAATCGGCTGAAGAAATTTGGGGTCCTGGAGAAGGCCCGCATCCCCCATTTCATGCAGGACCTGGAGCGGTACATGAAGCAGCTGGACCACATTGTCACCACCAACGGGCTGAAcgaggaggagctggagcagctgctgcctgactGA